CCGCAGCTCCGTGAGCAAGAAGGTGGGGGTGAAAGCCTCAGGCGGCATTAGAGACTTCGCCACGGCGGTGAAGCTGGTCGAAGCCGGTGCAGACCTATTGGGAACAAGCAGAGGTGTCCAGATAGTAACCGGCGAAACAGGTTCGGGCGAGGTATCATATTGAGATGAGCGGGAAAGTAGGCGTCGTAGGCAGCTACAACACCGGTTTTGTCGTCTACGTGAAGCGCCTGCCCATCGAGGGCGAAACCCTCAAAGGCCACGGGTTCAGGATAGAACATGGCGGCAAGGGCTCCAACCAAGCCATACAAGCCGCACGCCTAGGATGCCAAACATTCATCATCGCCCGTGTCGGGGCTGACATTTTCGGCGAAAGAGCGCTTAACAAATGGCGTGCCGAAAAAATCGACACAACGCATGTCGTCGTTGACAGGGAAAACCCCACCGGCGCCGGTCTAGTGATAGTGGGGCCAGCAGGCAAAAACATGATAATTGTAGACCTCGGCGCAAACATGCATCTGACAAAAACCGACGTCTCCAACGCTGCTGCAAGAATAAGGTCGGCCGACGTGGTTCTCACACAGCTTGAGATACCCTTCGAAACATCCCTTCACGCACTGAGAACAGCGGAAGGCATGAAGATACTCAATCCAGCCCCGGCCCAACCAACACCGCCCGAGACGCTCAAAGGAATAAACATCATAACACCCAACGAAGTTGAGATGGCCGCTATGGCCGGCTACACACCCGGAGAAGACGCCGACTTGGAGAATGCAGCTAAAAAATATGCCAAGTATGTTGACAACGTTGTCGTGACACTTGGAGAGAGAGGCGCCATGGTTGTTGACAAAAAT
The sequence above is drawn from the Candidatus Caldarchaeum subterraneum genome and encodes:
- a CDS encoding ribokinase yields the protein MSGKVGVVGSYNTGFVVYVKRLPIEGETLKGHGFRIEHGGKGSNQAIQAARLGCQTFIIARVGADIFGERALNKWRAEKIDTTHVVVDRENPTGAGLVIVGPAGKNMIIVDLGANMHLTKTDVSNAAARIRSADVVLTQLEIPFETSLHALRTAEGMKILNPAPAQPTPPETLKGINIITPNEVEMAAMAGYTPGEDADLENAAKKYAKYVDNVVVTLGERGAMVVDKNDVKHVKAPRVNAVDSTGAGDAFNGALATALARGYTVLEAVEYACHAGAFLAARIRGGELVEALPEERELEKFISEHRV